The Topomyia yanbarensis strain Yona2022 chromosome 3, ASM3024719v1, whole genome shotgun sequence nucleotide sequence AACAAATGAGCAGTCGCGTGGGTGTATAACGTATCAGAAAATAGCTAGTTTTACGTTCTAGCTGATAGAAAATATATCAGTATTTTATCAATCTCTCCAAAATCCAATatggataaaaaaaattaaatctggATTTAACTTTTTTGCAGATCGATTGGTTTGATCCCTGGCTCATCGGGTTGATAGCATTTCACATTTGCATTACATCAACGGCATTGCTAACTAGAAATTGCGGCAACTTTCAAGTGTTCTTGTTCCTAGTTTTGTGTAAGTGAGCATAACAAATCATATCATTGTTAGATTGATGTACAATACATCACGTTATTTTTAGTGTTGTTAGTATATTTTTCTGAAAGTATTAATGAGTATGCTGCTATCAATTGgagaatattttcaaaacaacaatattttgACGATAAAGGACTATTCATATCAATAGTATTTTCGGTGCCAATTCTTCTCAACTGTATGCTAATGGTGGTATGTATCAAATTTGTGCCAAAGTACTAAGAAAGCGTTTTGCAATTATCTTATAACATTGTAGGGAAGTTGGCTGTATCAATCCACCCAGTTAATGACTCGTCTTAAAACGGCTCAGTTGCGGCAGCAGATTCGTCAATCGAATAGTCGTCATAGGATAAAACAAGACAAGGAAGAATGAAAATTTACCCCAAATTTGTGCTATTCCCAATCAATCGTGCACTAAAGTTTTGTCGGTGTGTTGTAGTACCTATTATTGTTGGGCGTTATTCTACAAGGATAAAATAGCAGAACTTCAAACATCACCTTATAAAATACACACAGCCACACATTTTAGGCGATGAAGGAATAACCAGCTATTTTGCTTTTCATCACAGATTCTTAACTGAGAATGTGTTGAAAATAATTTATAAAGGTAAGAAGTTAACGACGTTCAATTTTTCGGGGTCTAGTGTCATCAAACATAGGTTTGTCTTATAGAGTTTTGAACGCTAAGTTAATAAATCATACACCATCGCTTTGTTAGGAATATTGCTCAATGGGATTGCTTTGCGACAGTTCAGAACTTTAATTTGGCGTTCAATCCGTTCAATACGAAATGTAGACTAATCGtcgttgtgctatcttatgagaagcaccatttagcacatttcgagaaaaacgattttaaagtTTGAGGTTGAATATTTTGAGAGTTATAAATGGTAGATACAATTCAgaaaagacaattgatgcttctatttaTTCTGTATTTGTCTCCCAAATACCACGAAGAtatattgcgagtttttacatagaaacaaaagtcgcactcccacgtgtcataggcgtgtttCGACGACAAAATTTGAATGgggtcataatcgtgcatgggaAATTATCCATACCAATAAAGCATGAATTATTACCTTTTATTCAtataatttggtctataaacaatcggtgagctGCATTATGAAGGAAATAAGTCAAGGATTctagaaaaatagtaatttcggtgttgccaaatatgctatatttccaatttGAAACTTAAGCTgcattttctcacctttcgtgtatttttattttgaaaacgaTTATGCCATTGCGATTCTCAAaaacactcaggttttttacgcggtattttttacgcggattttgaaatttacgcggttttcagttacgcggattttgaaatttaagcggtttttatttacgcggcctgtatcccccgcttggaaaaacctgagtgtacttttACACAGAAAACATCTAACACATCATGATAActtctcgataaacatatgattacggcttaaaagccaactgtcaaaattctctttttaaggaaattccggacaaaccgttactggctaaacacagttcatagcaatTAATGAAAGAGCAatcttttcttttgtttactaccaacatctgtgattggcgagtaacggtatgtccggaatttcctttcaaagagaattttgacagttggcttttaagccgtaattaAATGTTTGTCGAGACTTGAACCAATCCCCTGACAccgtcatttgaagcaaaaaacaatttctcagcacgtttctcgctatgtttcagtaaccaagcagaatgtcaaaattctgtaaacgccactttatagatattttttagacaagtaatttggcatagggaccattcataaattacgtaaagcttttagggggggagggggtacgacaagttgtgacataggggggagggggagtaagatagatcgtaacataacatgttttcaccgacgaaaaaaaaattcaaggaatttgttacgtagtatgggaggggggatggagaaatttatGACACTTTGTTACatgggagtcaattttgggcaatttttgtgttacgtaatttatgaatggtcccatatcTAACTAAGTTTACCTCAAAATGGCGTttatcataagatagcacaacagcgacgttaTAAGAACTGTACAGATGTAAATAAAATACAATTATTTCTTTTTGCTGCCGACAGCGAAGCCAATAATAATGGCTTAATGgtgtgattgaaaaatgttatgAATTTTATTATGTAACAATCAGACAGTCAGACATATGTCAATCGGATAGTTTTTTTATGTGCACCTCATTTGCTAAAATAATTACCCAAAAATATGTTGCCGATCACAATTTATTGTGTGATGTTAGTCGCGTACAAGTAGATATTTAGAGATAAGCGACTAAATGTCGGTATAAATCAACGTAAAATAAACATATGCAACTATAGACAACAGACTGCATCGAGCGAATTATTTAAATTGGTCTATGATGAACTTTATATACTAGTCGTGAGAAACTGCCGGGTAACAGTACACTGGTTTATTATCCACGATATAAGGCTTGTAAAGCGACGAGCTCAGACGGTGCCAGTGGCTGAGTGGCAAGCGTGGCCGCTTCTCACACCAGTGGATCTGGGTTCaatcaacgacacgactagacacttgcaTTTCAAAACTGTATCATAAatatgactacccctcagtgactcaggtaactggaaaagtcaaatttgacatttgataTGAAAATGTATGAAACTAGCAACATTGACgaaaactgttattttttcgTTGTTATTGGTGCAACCCCTGGTTACGcagtgaaaaaaatatgtgaGAACAAAACAAGCCGTTAGCAATATGGTAAGTGTCGttggttcaatcccagccgagaaGCTTTTCTGAGGTAAAAGGGGTGTAAAGCCAGCCGGTGGCCGCGATCCGCGAGCTTATGGGCCGATATCTAGGGTTCAGATGCTGGAGTCATCTCTCCCCACTTTTAATTTTCCCAAATATTTTACCTTGATGACAAATAATCTGCAAGATTCTACTAATAGAAGCACACAATTTTTTTATCTTCTATTTTTGTGAAGCAGCTTTAATAGGTTACTATGGTTAATATAACCATGCGTATTAAACTTTGCAATGTACACCCGCAGATAACGGACAATAAggttcgaaaaaaattaaagggttgtgtacaggacacgaccacggtgacattaaaaatgtagcttttttcaagagcgtgcaaatgaatttcatctatcacacatatcgactcacgttcttgttcactcgcctgttttcatatgttacaatttgctatataccctccccatcaaaacataatttattgaaggtctttcaacggtaatctattaattaatcaagtatctcactaggtgattggcattatttggctgatccatctagtaaaaataagctggtttgtccagaaaatatattcaaaagaaaagttccatattgagagctgtgatgaagAAGCCCatgcccgccaacggaaatatacagattctccatgaaatatgaaatttcattttccatttaaattttcaataatgtactaatgaacttaagtaaaccatcttaagtttaagtatttcttgatcgataagtggtggaaaaaatgaaattatttgataaattacattgttatgcaacgttcgcactaccagttaaaacgggtttttatgctatcttggtgacatttttcttgttgctaattattaaaacgtgttataactctgtagtgcaaacattgtattattaaaccaattctgcagcgttttgtaatttgtaatttgtaattttattgagcacgataacctgttagtacagactttgaatcaggtcaaggaagttACTTGGATAGCGGTAAATACATAAGATACAAataaagttacaaaaaaaaaggagaaaaaaaactagttccctcggcatgatactgtaccttgatgtggtccgggggcttttccaccaaagcagtattacagtgattatatcacagaaacttgggatacgaatattttctttttagttaagttacattgtgatcaattttagtacttaacttggcgacctttattatccactgccatggtcaaataatatacaatatgggtttagggcccaattctctctgcaaGCAAATttcttattctctcatatacactatcaatctctcattccaaaggTACAAACGTAGCCTacacgataacacaaacctggtcacaaatacgaacgcccgcgttctcgccaatattcaaacatcccgattgattaggtgaacgttggaacctaagaacctaagctcgcgtaatcatgaatcggttacgtccggaagtctccgcccttgatcctagcagcccaaattcatgcctttagttggaccaatagaaataaaaactagataaGACGCCCACGCGCGgtcattgaagaatacgcgaacatgcgaatggccacacgcttacaaaaataatgtgcccacgcgaagttacatactagcacacgcgacaaaaacgtccacatacaaacgctcgagtccttcgcgatcatccacgcacgaccacactcacgatctcgtaaaaagtataacaccccggtgactaagtgaatggtttagcacttataaattaacaatcccggtctcgagagtgaacctccaaatgcccgtgttcgcgctatcatgaatcggtttcgtccggaatcccctattctaggccctagtagcataagtccaatgacgtcaggtggaccaatcaaaaatataatgctcatattcactaaactacataaaaatcgaatgtatacacacaaagtcacatacacgtgacaaacaaatataaaaatgcttgagcccttcgcgaccatccacgcaacctatactcgcgctcttccagacattataacatctcggtgataatatgaacgtctcagcacttgtaatcactcaaatGTAGTCTTAAGCGTgcacctacagtcccccgctcTCGCGCATTCATGAGTCGTTCACGTCctgaagtctctatcctcgattccagaagtctaggtcatgccttaattgaatcaattagctctacagctccagtaggacaactctcgaaaaaaatcgacacattattaatactcaataacaatactaactcttctttttattttatttttatttattttcggtctcatgcgttatattcttgtgatgaccttttcgagctcatacatccaagaagagcaacattgctgccaacaatgattcttctctgccatcagacgtcgccaggttttagaacaatggagatgtattctcatactcgatggaatcagataagtaggaacgatcaacaaactgcaagtagtacacgtttcttattttaacaaatacaataatattcgtattaaaatattatttacaggctccacaTATATCTCAACAcaaacaaatacacaaatgcttgacaggtgactgggccaagtgcattcactcgtaggatctatcatttcgaggatcgcctcgattccacgaaaccagtgcacaagtaaactgacataagctagtctcatctggtgaatgcatgcaacctggaaaccccagacacgacaggacgagacggacagactggactcgacgaGGCCTAGTTCAGAGCTTTTGGGCATTCTGCAATGCACGGTTAGTGACctaaaaaagaaacattcggcatgttatttttccttttattactatatcttaagttaggttcatactcacactcactaacacaatcaattgcatattctctcatatatactcacatccaaaacacccaaacgcccctaactttcgcgataacacaaacctggtcagaacgcgaacttacattacaatttcaatcattcacacacacctacgctcgcaatttcgccatcattaaaacacccccttacttaggtgaacttttcagcacctataactttacaaccgcggtcGCAAGCACtgacccaccactcgcgcgatcatagaccggttacgttcggaattctctactctcgactcatgccttcagttggaccaatcaaaaaagatGCTCATATTCGccagacaacacgttcctctaccatacactaaaaattaattatcatattcacggtccgcgcgcgatcgttcaagaatacacgtgaatatgcgaatggccacacgaatttaaaatcgaatttatgcacgcaaagttagagacacgctagcattcaaatgctcgagcctttggcgatcacactattacacaattagtaaacgcccccgctaacccagacagatatgcactcctggactcgaacgctaaaaaccacaccttccacgcatacaccaccaaggactgaacattagattcatatATACAAcgcaacaagtaataattacaggtattcgtctggcaaccgggggaagtacatctcaaacgcagaacttatcatttcaatgatggccttggatctgcgttgcctgtgttcaaggcaccatagctttgtccgtcaggtcaaggatgtatgaaacccgctagccaccaccctcggccctagctgcccataaagggataaaaaaaaaaaaaggagaaaaaaaactagttaaaaaaaaagaaaaaaaaacaaactaaaagcaaaacaaaaaggAGTGTAACTAATtgtaaattgaaatgaaatggtTAAGCCAGAAGTTTTAGAGCATTTTTGAACGATGCAACACTGGGTTTTTCTTTAATGTTTAGTGGCAGGGCGTTCCAACAGGATACTCCATACACTAATAAGCTTTTGCCGCTGGATGTACTATGTCGTGGAATAATGAAGCATCGTGTCCGCTCTTGTTGGCCTCGTTGTAGGTGTTGTAAGAGGTAGTTTGGTAACATTCCGTTATGGCCTTGCTTCAGGAAACAGCAAATTCTTTCGTGGTAGTTCGCTGGTAAATCGTGTCCAAGGATCGTGTTTCTGACTGCGGCGGTTGTATCACGACGACGAAGGTTATAGACGAAGCGAACAGCTGATTTGAAGCACCGATGTAGTTGTTGTTTGAGTGATGCTGACAGTCCGGGAAAATAAACTACGTCGCAGTAGGTAAAAATTGGAACTATCACAGATCGTACCAGCTTAAGTCTTGTTGGCAGCGAGAGAACTGGAGCAAATCTTCGGAAAGTTCGAAGGGTGTTGTATACCTTCTGAACCACATCGTTGACCTGGTTGGACCAGGAGAGATTGCTGTCCATCTGTAGACCGAGGTTTATTACTTTGCTGGATAATGAAATCGTTTCTCCACTAAATTTAATAGCATTCGGCGGTGTTATAGTGCCAGTTCTGCTGAAAATGATTGCTTGTGTCTTTTTCGGGTTGGGAGAGAGGCGGTTTGTTTTAGCCCAGCGGACTATCGTAGCAAGGTCTTCATTAATATTGGCTATAAGTCTGTCTATTTCAGCTACAGGTCCAGAGATATAAATCTGAAGGTCATCGGCGTAAAGTTGGTAATTAGACTTTAGTGCTGCTGGTAGGCTATTTATATAGAGGCTGAACAGCAACgcgcttaaacaagaaccttgcgGTGTTCCATCGGGGATCGTGCGGCTAGGTGAGGAAACGTTTCCGATGCGAACCGATTGGCTGCGCTGTTCAAGGAACGATGAAACAAGGCTGCGGGCAGCTTGCGAGAAATGAAATTCGTCGCGTAATTTGGCCTTCAGTATACGGTGATTCACGCAGTTAAAAGCCAGCGAGAAGTCTACCAGCACCATGACGGTGCAGTGGTTGCTGTCAAAACTGCGGAAAATATCGTGGGTTACTTTCGTCAGTGCTGTTGTCGTGCTGTAGCCTTTCCTGTACCCAGATTGATgatttgctaataatggtgggTTGGTACTCTCGAGGTGTTCAGTTATTTGAGAAAGCAAGATTTTCTCCAGGATCTTTGATATTGCTGGCAGGACACTGATTGGACGGAAGTCCTTAGGTTGGATGGGATTAGAGGTCTTAGGTATTGGTGTAATGATTGCTTTTTTCCACGTAGTTGGAAAGGTGTTAGTGGTGATTATTGTGTTGAAAAGGTGGCACAGCAGCGGGAGAACGAACGGACAGAGCAGCTTGATGAACGAGATGGGAATGCCATCTGATCCTACGGCGTTTGTTTGAATTTCATGTATCTTTCGGCATATTTCATCAATGTTGGTTAGTCGAAAACGGAACTCGGGTGCACCTCGATCAACAACTGAGCGGTGGTGTGGTTCACTTACTGCTGGTTCCGGGCTCGTAGTTTGAAGTTGAAGATGTCCCTCCGAGAAAAACTGATTGAGTTCATCAACATCAACGTGGTCGACTGGTGTGTTCTTTTTTACGTTGTTGTGGATTCCTTCTCTTCGTAGGTTGCTCCAAAGTTTTTTCGCCGGCAGGTTATGGTCGAAATGTAGCTCAGCGTACCGCTTCTTGGCCGAAAAGATAAGAGATCTGGCTCTGTTCCGCTTTCTGACGTAATCATCCCATTGATTATCACCTCGTGCTCTATTTGGGTTACGTGAGTACAGTACAAATGCGAGGTCTCTAAGTGCTGCAGCTTGCTTGATTTCATTCGTGATCCAGGGTGTGCGTTTGTCACGTACTGTAATTGTCCGTTCAGGGGCATGCCGTTGCAGAAGATTCTTAAGCTCCGTAGCGA carries:
- the LOC131691358 gene encoding transmembrane protein 18; this encodes MTDPTFVEINEIKGFVTFLQNIDWFDPWLIGLIAFHICITSTALLTRNCGNFQVFLFLVLLLLVYFSESINEYAAINWRIFSKQQYFDDKGLFISIVFSVPILLNCMLMVGSWLYQSTQLMTRLKTAQLRQQIRQSNSRHRIKQDKEE